AGGTGCCGTCCGGCAGTCGTGGGCTTCTGCCTCCGGTCGGCTGACCGGAGGCAGAAGCGGGCCGACGCGCCTCAGCCTCCGGCCGGTCCCGTCGTGCCGGCCAGGGCCTCCAGATCGCTCTTGCGTACGCGGATGACCAACGCGGCCGTGCACAGAGCCAGTACGGCCATCGCGGCGGCCGGAACAAATGCCGTCGAGATGCCATGGGCGAGCACTTCGTGACCCCAGGGCGCCGGCAGCTGGTGCGTCTTGGCGAACTCCGCCTTCTGTGCGGCCGTACCGTTCGCCAGGAACTTCGGCATCTGCTTGTCCGCCTCGTCCCGGCTGGCCGTACCGAAGACCGTGGTCAGAATGGCCAGGCCGAGCGAACCGCCCACCTGCTGCGTGGCGTTGAGCAGACCCGAGGCCGCTCCAGCCTCGTGCTGGGCTACGCCCGAGACCGCGGTCAGCGTCAGTGTCACGAAGTTCAGGCCCATGCCGAAGCCGAACACCAGCATCGGACCGAGCACTCCTCCGACGTACGAGCTGTCCGGGGTGATGAACGTCTGCCAGGCGAGCCCGATCGCGACGAGCGTCGCGCCGACCAGCATGAACGGCTTGGGGCCGAGCACCGGCAGGAACCGCTGCGAAAGCCCCGCACCGATCGCGATCGCCACCGTCACCGGGAGGAAGGCCACCCCGGCCGAGATCGGCGTGTACCCCAGCACGTTCTGCACGAAGAGCACGATGTAGAAGAACATGCCGAACATCGCGGCGGCCAGGCTCAGCATGATCACGTACGTGCCCGAGCGGTTGCGGTCGGCGAACATCCTCAGCGGCGTGATCGGCTCCCTGGCGCGCGACTCGATGAAGGCGAACGCCAGCAGCAGCACCAGGGCCGCACTGAAGGACCCGATCGTGAGACTGTCCCGCCAACCCTCCTCGGAGACACGGATGAAGCCGTACACCAGCGACGCCATGCCGGCCGTCGAGGTGAACGCGCCCGCGATGTCGAAGCGCCCGGGATGGCGTTCGGACTCGTTGATGAACATCGGGGCGAGCACAGCTATCAGTACGCCGATGGGCACATTGACGAAGAGGACCCAGCGCCAGTCGAGCCACTCCGTGAGCATGCCGCCGGCCAGCAGACCGATCGCGCCACCGCCGGCCGACACCGCGGCGA
The Streptomyces sp. CGMCC 4.7035 DNA segment above includes these coding regions:
- a CDS encoding MFS transporter, which produces MTTSPLIKEHKPGAARREGRPGIALTVIAACQLMVVLDATIVNIALPHIQDALKFSTTDLTWVVSAYTLTFGGLLLLGGRAGDILGRRRVFMTGILLFTFASLLGGLAQEPWQLLAARALQGMGGAIASPTSLALITTTFPEGPERNRAFAVFAAVSAGGGAIGLLAGGMLTEWLDWRWVLFVNVPIGVLIAVLAPMFINESERHPGRFDIAGAFTSTAGMASLVYGFIRVSEEGWRDSLTIGSFSAALVLLLAFAFIESRAREPITPLRMFADRNRSGTYVIMLSLAAAMFGMFFYIVLFVQNVLGYTPISAGVAFLPVTVAIAIGAGLSQRFLPVLGPKPFMLVGATLVAIGLAWQTFITPDSSYVGGVLGPMLVFGFGMGLNFVTLTLTAVSGVAQHEAGAASGLLNATQQVGGSLGLAILTTVFGTASRDEADKQMPKFLANGTAAQKAEFAKTHQLPAPWGHEVLAHGISTAFVPAAAMAVLALCTAALVIRVRKSDLEALAGTTGPAGG